A genomic window from Candidatus Methylacidiphilum fumarolicum includes:
- a CDS encoding hydrogenase maturation protease codes for MKGLIGGVGNIFFGDDGFGVEVIQSIRKTYYPPSPSLSIMDFGIRTVDLAFELTNGYDWAIIIDAVFLGNPPGRIYLLHPKDYPLNSSFHPHQMDIPSMLNFAGQLGSIPQQIYLIGCEPETIEEKIGLSSSVQQAVRHTANVLIKAIDCLLVDQSCIPTNEFWATFFSLSQVDNFYIEKS; via the coding sequence ATGAAAGGATTAATAGGAGGAGTCGGGAATATCTTTTTTGGAGACGATGGATTTGGAGTAGAAGTAATCCAGTCGATAAGAAAAACTTACTATCCTCCATCGCCATCCCTTTCCATCATGGATTTTGGCATTCGTACCGTTGACCTGGCATTTGAACTGACCAATGGTTACGATTGGGCCATTATTATTGACGCCGTCTTTTTAGGCAATCCTCCAGGCCGAATCTACCTACTCCACCCTAAAGATTATCCCCTCAACTCATCCTTTCATCCTCATCAAATGGACATCCCATCGATGTTGAATTTTGCGGGTCAATTAGGATCCATTCCCCAACAGATTTATTTGATTGGATGCGAACCAGAAACTATTGAAGAAAAGATCGGTCTTTCTTCCTCTGTTCAACAAGCTGTTAGACATACAGCCAATGTTTTAATCAAGGCTATTGATTGTTTGTTGGTTGATCAATCTTGCATTCCAACAAATGAGTTTTGGGCGACGTTTTTTTCTCTTTCCCAAGTAGATAATTTTTACATTGAAAAGAGTTAA
- a CDS encoding nickel-dependent hydrogenase large subunit has translation MADTKTTEFEEEVSSKGNSRIVEMSWDPITRIVGSLGIYTKIDFSQRKVVECFSTSSIFRGYSIFMKGKDPRDAHFITSRICGICGDNHAACSVYNQNMAFKVRPPHLGEWICNLGEAAEYMFDHCIFQENLVAVDFCEKMVKETNPGVWEKATRTEAPNGHIHGYKTIADIMRAFNPIEGEFYREALVMSRVTREMFCLMEGRHVHPSTLYAGGVGTVPSVQLFTDYLTRLMKYIDWVKKAVPMHDDVFNFFYQALPGYEEVGKRRILLGCWSSLPDPEFCDFRYETMTDWARKSFVTPGIVVDGELLTTDLVEINLGIRILLGSSYYDDWVESNGHYRVTRDPLGNPVDPRHPWNVDTLPKPQKRDFKGKYSWVMSPRWFDKRSYLALDTGGGPLARLWVTALAGLVKTPYVEATGNSVKIHLPKTATRGPLSLEWKVPQWSNTIERDRARSYFQAYAAGLGLYFVEKALEEVRKGHTKTWNPFEVPKEAISCGFTEAVRGVLSHHMIIENGKIANYQPWPPTPWNANPRDIYGTPGPYEDAVQNTPIFEENSEEHFKGIDIMRTVRSFDPCLPCGVHMYLPKGKVVEAYHSPTFAATQWKK, from the coding sequence ATGGCTGATACAAAAACTACAGAGTTTGAGGAAGAAGTTTCTTCCAAAGGGAATTCTCGGATAGTGGAAATGTCTTGGGATCCTATTACTCGGATTGTGGGTAGTTTAGGAATTTATACGAAAATAGATTTTTCTCAAAGGAAAGTAGTGGAGTGTTTTAGTACCTCTTCGATATTTCGTGGCTACAGTATCTTTATGAAGGGGAAAGATCCTCGAGATGCTCACTTTATCACTAGTCGTATTTGTGGGATTTGTGGCGACAATCATGCTGCGTGTTCAGTTTACAATCAAAACATGGCTTTCAAAGTCAGACCACCGCATCTTGGAGAATGGATTTGTAATTTAGGTGAAGCAGCTGAGTACATGTTTGATCATTGCATTTTCCAGGAGAATTTAGTGGCTGTAGATTTTTGCGAAAAAATGGTCAAGGAAACCAATCCTGGAGTATGGGAAAAAGCCACGCGAACAGAAGCCCCCAATGGGCATATTCATGGGTATAAGACTATTGCTGACATTATGCGAGCTTTCAATCCCATTGAAGGAGAGTTTTATCGCGAAGCTTTAGTGATGAGTCGTGTCACTAGAGAAATGTTCTGTTTAATGGAGGGAAGGCATGTTCATCCTTCTACTTTGTATGCTGGTGGGGTAGGGACTGTTCCCTCGGTACAGCTTTTTACTGATTATTTAACTAGATTGATGAAATACATAGACTGGGTGAAGAAAGCTGTACCTATGCATGACGATGTGTTTAATTTTTTTTATCAAGCTCTCCCTGGTTATGAAGAAGTAGGTAAAAGGCGAATATTACTTGGCTGTTGGAGTTCGCTCCCAGACCCCGAGTTTTGTGACTTTCGGTATGAAACGATGACTGATTGGGCCAGAAAATCTTTCGTAACTCCAGGGATTGTGGTAGATGGGGAACTTTTGACTACAGACTTGGTAGAAATAAACTTGGGGATCCGAATATTGCTGGGGAGTTCCTATTATGACGATTGGGTGGAAAGCAATGGACATTATAGGGTAACACGAGATCCTTTAGGAAATCCTGTTGACCCCAGGCATCCTTGGAATGTGGACACTTTGCCTAAACCTCAAAAAAGGGATTTTAAAGGCAAATATAGTTGGGTAATGTCTCCCCGATGGTTTGACAAGCGCTCCTATTTAGCTTTAGATACGGGAGGAGGCCCATTGGCTCGACTGTGGGTTACTGCTCTGGCCGGTTTGGTAAAGACTCCTTATGTCGAAGCTACAGGTAATTCGGTGAAGATCCATTTACCCAAAACAGCTACGCGAGGACCACTGAGTCTAGAATGGAAAGTTCCTCAATGGTCCAACACGATTGAAAGGGACCGAGCTAGAAGTTATTTCCAAGCCTATGCAGCGGGCTTAGGACTATATTTCGTTGAAAAAGCCTTAGAAGAGGTTCGAAAAGGGCATACGAAAACGTGGAACCCTTTTGAAGTGCCCAAGGAAGCAATCAGTTGTGGATTTACTGAAGCAGTGCGGGGGGTGCTTTCTCATCATATGATTATAGAAAATGGGAAGATTGCCAATTATCAACCTTGGCCGCCAACTCCATGGAATGCCAATCCGCGGGATATCTATGGGACACCTGGTCCTTATGAAGATGCAGTTCAGAATACGCCTATTTTTGAGGAGAATAGTGAAGAGCATTTCAAAGGAATAGATATTATGCGCACAGTCCGAAGCTTCGATCCTTGTCTGCCTTGTGGAGTGCATATGTATTTACCAAAAGGGAAAGTTGTTGAAGCTTATCATTCACCTACTTTTGCAGCGACTCAGTGGAAAAAGTAA